DNA sequence from the bacterium genome:
TTTTATCGGACTCGAGGATAGCAAGCTTAAGAGAGAATGTACCTATGTCGAGTCCTGCAAGCTTTTTCGTTCGCTTGCCCAGACCCAGTTTTATTTTCTTTCCCATCGCAATCTGTTAGTTTCTATTAAAATACATATGTATCTTAAACCATTTTGTCAAATGAAAACTTTAAAATAAAGTAAAAAAATTAAACTCTGAAAATTTTCATTTTTTCTGCGAAAATATCAACTTGTTCTTTCGAGCTTTGAGAAGATATTAGAAATGTGGCAATAAAGTCTGAAAAATGGCTTATTTGGCTTATTTTCCTGCTCGCTTTTCTAATAAGAGTCTGGGGGATAACCTTCGGAACACCGGGTTATAATCTTGGTTGCGATGAGTTCAGGGTGATGAATTCTGTGGTTAAAATAGCTGTTACGAAGAATCCCGACCCTATTTTCCTTAATTATCCATCATTCTGGTTTTACATGCAGGTATTGTGGCTTTCGCTTTGCTGGCTTTTTGGAAGGGTTGCCGGTATTTTTGGCAGCTATAAAGAGTTTTTCATGAGCTTTTATGTTGATACCACAAACTTGCTTGTTTGTGCGAGATTGCTGGTAGCATTGTTGGGTGCATTAACAGTAGTATTCGTTTACAAAGCTGTGAGGAATGTCTTGAATAGGAATATGGCTTTTTTTGGTGCGGTTGTTGCTTCATTCGCTTTTACGCATGTGAGATTTTCTCATTGGGCCATAACTGATGTACCGGCTACTTTTTTTATTACGCTAACCATCTACTTTTCAACTATGATGTTGAAGCAGAAATCCGGAAAAAATTGGCACTTACTCGCCGGTCTGGCATCTGGACTGGCTGCTGCTACTAAATACAACGGTGGATTGGTTCTTCTGGTGCCGATGGCTGCACTTTGGACTTTGTCAGAGGGAAAGGTAATTAATAGGATAAAAAATCTTTGGAAAGATAAAAGATTCCGATGGCTGATAAGGATTGCGTTTATGTCGTTTTTGATTGCCACTCCTTATGTAGTTCTTACACCTGTCAGATTTGTGAAGAATTTTGGCTACGAGATTTATCATATGCGAACAGGGCATCTTGGCTTTGAGAACCTCCCACCGGGCTGGATTTATCATGGCTTGGTCTCAATACCTCAAGCTGTCGGCGTTATCGCAATTGTTCTCGCTGTTTTCGGCTTAGTAGCTGTTGTGAGGCGAAGAGAATGGTATTTAGCAGTGTTTCCGGTGGTGTATTTTTTCATGATCGGGAGCTGGAAAGTCCTTTTTCAGCGCTATACGGTGCCCATATATCCATCCTTAACAATACTTTCCGCCTACGGGGCTAACATTGTTTGCGGGCTATTTGGCAAGTGGCGTGAGAAAATGGTTATTTTACTCCTTTTGATAACAGTTGCTTTTCCTGCCGTAAAGTCGATAAGGTATGATTATTTGACCACGAAACCGAGCACAATAAATCTTTTCTCTGAATTTACATGTAAAATGAAGTGTGATAAGTGTTTTTGTTCTCCAGCTCAAGAATTTAAGTATATCTTACA
Encoded proteins:
- a CDS encoding glycosyltransferase family 39 protein, whose amino-acid sequence is MAIKSEKWLIWLIFLLAFLIRVWGITFGTPGYNLGCDEFRVMNSVVKIAVTKNPDPIFLNYPSFWFYMQVLWLSLCWLFGRVAGIFGSYKEFFMSFYVDTTNLLVCARLLVALLGALTVVFVYKAVRNVLNRNMAFFGAVVASFAFTHVRFSHWAITDVPATFFITLTIYFSTMMLKQKSGKNWHLLAGLASGLAAATKYNGGLVLLVPMAALWTLSEGKVINRIKNLWKDKRFRWLIRIAFMSFLIATPYVVLTPVRFVKNFGYEIYHMRTGHLGFENLPPGWIYHGLVSIPQAVGVIAIVLAVFGLVAVVRRREWYLAVFPVVYFFMIGSWKVLFQRYTVPIYPSLTILSAYGANIVCGLFGKWREKMVILLLLITVAFPAVKSIRYDYLTTKPSTINLFSEFTCKMKCDKCFCSPAQEFKYILHLANVGDSDWDRYVRKYVKKYMNKNIIWANLRYM